The Theileria equi strain WA chromosome 2 map unlocalized gcontig_1105316255037, whole genome shotgun sequence genomic sequence TAGAAGGAGTTAGACGATCACACATTGAACTTAAAATTTGGGAATCATCTTGTTGTGTATGTAATTGTGAAGTATTGTAAGTATCATCAATATAATATATCTGTTTAACAACACCGTTGGCATTTGGCTTCTTCtcaatatattttccacTCAACTTATTACAATTCTCCATAGATAAGCTGTCATTAGTACTATTTCTTGAAATTGAGGAATATGTGTCGCTTATGGTACCCAAATGCTCTGAATCTGTAGCTGACGTATTATCATCACATTTTGTTGAGTTGCAGCACTGTTTTGATCTATGATCCGCTGAAAAAGTAACAGAAAGAGAATTTTGTAAACTGTCAGAGTCATTTTGTGAGTATTCCTGCGATTCCAGTTTTCTTTTGGTCATTTTCATGATCGTTAGCAAACAACATTGCCAAATGAGCTATGCGGGTCAGTAGATACTCATAATATATGGGTGTTATAACCACAAATATTATTTCGATATGTGTAAGCTATAAACtaaaaaattaaaacacAAAGATAATATATTAATATTTAAATTAATTCGGAGCCTGCTATCTACGTCAATGTGTGGACAAAAGGTTCAAAATCACATGTGGAAGGCTGTTTTATTCTGTCCACTGATTAGTCCGACTTGCAAAAGCTAGAGTTCCAAGGATTATAATCAAATGGAGATATGATAGGAGGAATCGGATCAGAACTGGAGACAAAGTTTGAAATGTACAGACGAACTAAGATTTACAGGAGATAagttttcaaaaatatacaaaatgcAAAAGGTCTATAGGCTGGTTAACTTAAAAAACAACATTTAAACACATCTTTGATTTGGTCTTGGTATATAGTTAGCCAAGATAAACCTAATACAGCTAATAAAGATGTAGTTCACAGATACTAATAGTCTTATCGACACAGTGTTATTCAGAAGAAATTCGGAATCAACATGAAAATGGAATCCCCACCAATACGTTAGGATGTTTCCAATTGCGAGACCATCACACAAAATCTCTTTTCTGGAAGCTGTTTGTGAAAGTGTTGTTTAAAATGGCTGATTTGAAGGTTGATATCTTGACTGTAGCTACACCCACAGGCTTGGATAACTTGGATAAATTCTTGTCCTACCACTCATTTGTTGGCGGTGTTAAGTGTGCCACATCTGATGATGTCGCTGTTTTCAAAAAGCTTGGAAAGGCACCAGGCAATGAAACTCACCCAAACGTTCATCGTTGGTATAAGCACGTAGCCACATGGGTTAAGAGTCCACCTGCCGACCTTCCCCAGGGTGTATTCAAGgttgaggaagaaaacAAGCCTGATGATATTGATCTTTTCGGTAAGTTATATCATCTATTATCTGAATTTCTTAACAGGTGATgaggaggaggaagaagatgatgcCCTTGCAAAGAAAATGGCCGCCATGAAAGCGGCAAAGAccaagaagaaggaagTTGCCAAATCATCCCTCGTAATTCACATCGAACCCGCTAGCATTGAAACAAACTTGGATGAAGTTCTAAAATTGGTTAGGGATATCAAAATGGAAGGCTTGACTTGGGGTGAAGCATACACTAAGATCCCATTGGCCTACGGTATTGAGAAACTGCAGGTTATATGCACAATTGTTGATGACCTTGTAAACACCAATGAAATCATAGAACTCATCGAAGGTCTCGGACTTACTGATGAGCAAAAGGCCTTGTTAAGCAAGagagaagaagaagacGACGAcgaagatgaggatgaacTATTCGGACTAGTACAATCCGCTACTATTGTTTCATTCAACAAACTCTAAAATGTATGAAGgatatttttacaattaGATACAAGACCAAATAATGTCAGTTTCAAAAGTCTTGAAAACTACTACATCGCCATAATCTAGGCCTATAGTCTTTGAACCGTCTATACATACAACGGCATCCTTAGCTAGGGCAAGAACCTTGACTTGCTTCCCTGTATACATTGAAGCGTCTTCCGTTGCCCTAATATGGCAATATCAATATAAATACCACCTACTTATCGCTAATCTCTTCCCTAATAATACATCGTAAAAGATCTTTCGAGGGGTCCATCTTTAACTTTTCATTGTAACAATTGACGACCTCATTAACAACGTTGTTGTCtataaataaaatataaacatcATCTGCCTCTTACCTATTTTTGAGGCAAAGTCCTTTGGAATCGATGGGTGATCCAGAAGACACTGAATGATACTGGAACCCCTAGTAAAGTTTGTTTTGCATATATTATATGCCCATGCAGTCGATCCAGTTCCTGTTAATTCATGACTTAcaataaatttgaaaatacCAGTAGTAATTAGAACACCACTGCTTTTAACACGCTTTATGGGTAGATCATCAATTTGAATTAGGGCGTAAAAGGTTTTGCCAAAAAATTTGTCTGCAATCATTACGTCATTAACTATCCCATgaggaaaagaaggatTGGTAACTGAATGACCCGTCTTCAAATCATCATAGCTAAAATTTGAACTAGCTTCAGAAAATAATGCGTTCTCAATAGATGTATGATTAGCTCTCAATGATGCTGAGGTGCCAAAATTCGAATTTCTCTTGAATAACTTTAGTCTGATCCTTTGACGATAAATAGGATCCAATGAACGGTGAACCAACAACTTGTCCAAGATAGTTCTGACATACTCATCATATGTCATGGAATATGTATCAAAATCAATATCTTTATCATATTCGCTCGGCTTTGGCAATTGCCTAGCTTCGGAACCAACTGTGGAATCCTCATGCGGATCAAACGAAGCACGAGATATCGCTGCGATTTCGTGAGGGCTTACATTTAACCATTTTTCTTCAAGTGTAAAATCTTTAAACCGGATTTTTTTTGAAGCGTGACGTGTGTAATTATATCTGCAATTATTATCATAGACTGGGGAATCAAATGTTTTGTCATCCTGTATATTACAACTAAATGGGTAGAAAGTCTTTCGATCAAAATACGATATGCAGAGCGTTCCTAGAGATCTCTCAGGATCCGTATTTAAACCAACCAACCACAGGGGCCGTGGTCTCAATTGCTCAGGTGGTATCAGAGATGCAGCCTCCAAAAAGGTTCCGTCACCACCTAAAAAGCTTATACCGTAATCATAAAAGGTATTACCTGCACTTATGACCATATCTGGTGAATCTGTTGGATCGAATGGTAGTAAATCTGGATTCTGGGCTTTTAACACAGTTGGCTTTATCATATAAACATCCCGTAAGTGCCTTATAAGTGACTCCATCACACGCTTGTGTATTATATGTGTGTTATATGCCACTAAATATTCATCATTATGGAATAATATGGACAACTTACAGGGAAACTGATTATATATTTCGGTTGGAGTGAGCccatttttaatttctaGGTCGAACTTTGTGATTTTCTCAAGGATTGAAACTTTTCTTATTTCCATTGTCTTATAGCTGTTTTTTATAGTGTCGAACATGGTAGAAAATTGCCGTGTTTTTGGAAAGTTCCGTATATTAGAGTATACATACTTTCTACAAAAGTAGAATTCTTTGTTTCTCAATATATACattgtttataaattcattAAGGCGCTATTATGTTACAAATTACATCGGAAACTGCATTAGAAACTTTAAGGTGGGAGCATTGTCCAAATTGAGAGATGGACTATGAAAATAGTAATACAATCATTGTTTACAGTCTATTTTtgataaatgtacaataaaTAGAAGTAAACTATGGGTATATTGTCATCTTATAATATCTGCAAGGTGTTGCCCTATAGCTAGATGGGCAAATGAGTTTCAGTATCTTAGTTTGCAACTTGGATTCAGTAAAGATTCTTAGAACAGTATTTGAGAACAAAATTGTCTAATGATCCATGGAATCCTCGCAATATTATTTGTCTACATCATAAAAGACCTGTGTGTTGGTATCAAAGTAACACATATCTGTGGATTAGAGCCATCGTTCATAAACAATACGATTTATAATGAAAATTTTCGTCGCATTTTCCCACATTTTTGCTATGATAAGCAATATGTCGATGGTTTAATGAGAAAGGACTTTCCTATACTAAACCAGAATAATAAAGAATTTGATGAATTCATATATTTTGACAATGCAGCAAGTACACACAAACCAAAGTCTGTAATaaatgtaagtttatttGATTATTTGCAAAACATGCTGCCTTTTAGGCAATTTCTGATTTTTATTCCACTTATTATTCAAACATAAACAGATCTCCGGATCCTTCAACAAGAAGAGCCACATTGGTATGGTGAAATCTATTTGTACTTGATACATCAGGAATACGAAAAATCACGAGAGAAGGTTGCAAAGTTTATCAATGCTGAATATGTAGATGAAATCATATTTACAGGTGGAGCCACAAATTCAATCAATCTGGTGGCAAAAATCCTAAGGTACCGTCCAAATCTATAATAACAAGGTCCACAGAAATAAAGTTTTGAAAGAAGGCGACGTTATTTTGCTTCCTATTTCGGAACATAATAGTAATATAGTTCCATGGCAAATTGTCTATAAAAATCTATGCGAGATAAAATTTATTGAGGTAAAACACAATGTAAATAAACAAAACAATATAGATATGtgataatggaaatataaatttggaatatttagAGACACTATTTCAAAATTACAACGTTAAACTTTTGTCTATAGCTCATACTTCCAATGTTTTGGGAAATATCCAACCTATTAAGCAAATTATTGAAGTTGCACATAAACATAATTCCTTAGTCCTCGTTGATGCGTGCCAGACTTTGGCTCACATTACTGTGGATGTAAGAGATCTAGACTGCGATTTTCTCGTGGGATCTAGTCATAAGATGTATGGGCCTACTGGAATAGGATTCTTATACGGAAAAAGGGATATATTAGAATCATTAGACCCATGTGAGGGAGGTGGTGGTACAATTCAAGACTTAACATTTGATGCCACAGCATTCCTTGGTTTACCTTACAAATTTGAACCTGGTACTCCTCCAATAGCCCAAGCCATTGGGTTTGGTGCTGCTTTAGATTTTATTAATAAAGTTACAGTAGAAAAAATACGTGCGCATGAAAGGGAGCTGGTTAAATACCTCTGTGAAAAATTGCAAAGATTTACCAGAATACATGGTCCTAATTCAAACACCCTGCGTGCACCAATTGTTTCATTTTCTGTAGATAACATAAATTCCTTCGACCTTTCATGCTTATTGGCATCCAGAAAAATAGCTCTTAGGTCAGGCAAACACTGTGCGCATCTGATACATGAAGCACATACAAAGGTAGATAACACGATACGAGTATCATTGGCGATGTATAATAATTATAAAGAAGTGGATATTTTTATAGAAGAAGTTATTTCTTGCATGAAGTTGTTGAAAAGCGGAAAATGAATGGTTTTAAGAGGTTCATATCTCTCTCGAAAATACACTTTTCCAAGCCCAGTTTTCCAATCGGATATTTTAGGAACTGCCTAATTTTAAACGATTACGAATCAGATTCATTATTACATGTAAACAGCAAATTGGTCAGGAGTAAACATCTCAATAAAGCACTGCTAAAACTAGGTAGAAAAGGTATTTCCAGGCAAAAAATAGAATACATACTATTCTATGTTCTTAATAAAATGCCACAGGCTATAGATGATGTTAATGTCACTACAATACTAAGTATTCTTTTAAAACTTGGAATTGAAAATAATGTTATTATAACCTCCATTATACCATTTTGTTACAAAATCTCAGATTACAACCGACTTCTCACCTGCATACACATGATATCTATGATGCAAAACAGCAAAAAAAATCCCAGTTTTAAGGCTTTAGTGATAAAAAGTGCATTAGAACTACCTATTAACGGTTCAACCTTGACATTCAAAGAAATAGGACGGCTTTGTGAATCTTTGGCTGCAACTAAGCTTTATAGTGAGAATCTAGGAAACCTTATAATTTGGCTTTTGAATGATGACCTGGAAGATCACAAAGTAGAAATCgtttcattttcttcaatACTAAGGTATTTGAGTCGCATGAAAATAGGTGATCTATATTTATGGCGTATATACAGCAAATATGCGCTTGAAAACATAATCACTGGAAACCCAAAAACTATAATAAAACTCCTGGAATCATTTGTGGATAGAGGATTTCGAAGTGAGGCACTACTTGGTTCTTGTGGACACATTCTTGTTAACCATATAAGTGGTCTAAATCCGATGGACATTGTTAGTTTGGCAcatatttatcatttatcTAACTACAACCATTATGATCTATTCAGCGGGATTTGTGATATGTTAGAGATCATAGTTGGGCTCATAGATTCTAAAACAGCCATAAAACTACTAGGATTCCTAAGTTATGTTTATGGGCAGACTAAAACTTATTTCACTCCAAAGCATTATCGTTCCATATATCTCATCTTTAATAAGTGTTCTATCGCATTAGAAATCTACGATATCAAAGACTTTATGGTTCTAGCTCAAGGTATTAAACAATTCCATTGTGTTAAATCTATGCAATTAGAGGTAATGTAAATAGTTTATATCTAAAAGTCTGTACAGAAAAGGTTggtaaaatatttaaacGAATGCTCTTCTCAATATACATTATCACTAGAAGGAAAGAAAAAGTCTCAAATATATGCATCAATCATTTTGTCTAAATATAGAAATGAGAAAAGAATAACTCAAAGCGAAGCACTCACGCTTAAATCACAACTTTCTGGAGCAATATCTTTATCTTAATGATAATTGTCACTGTATACTTTCTTGAATAGTCggaaaatgaaaataaaaattaTAGAAATATAAATCCCCATGAGACAATGAACCCGATTCCAGAGAAGAGAAACGTTTCCATTACTTCCCAGAAATTTACCCTCTCAAAAAAATTCTTCTAGGTAGTAATTTCCAGCTTACCATTGGAAGAAGGTCTATTATTACTGCTATAGTAGCAAGTTCGTTTCGTCTTCTCAAAAGTTTCTTCTCATCATAGTTTAAAGATGAGCGAACATAACACTGGCGTGAAACACGATCACTGTGGCTGCCCCGTCTCTTCATGTGGAGGTAGGGATAAGCCGTATTTCATCACATCGGCTATTCCATACGTGAATGGGCTGTCCACATATTGGTCATGCCTACGAATCCATATGTTGCGATGTAGTTGCACGTTATAAACGGGTTTTTGGACGCAAGGTCCTGATGACCACAGGAACCGACGAACATGGAGAAAAGGTCGCTAGTACTGCCGCCGCCCAGGGAGTCATAGTGGAGGAACTATGTGAACACAACTCCAACGAATTTAAGAAGATGTACGGAAGACTACTCATCTCTTATGATGATTTCATAAGGACTACGGAAGAGAGGCATATTACATCTGCTCAGAATGGTTGGAAGAAAGTGGCAGAAAGGGGTGACATTTATCTTGGAACACTCAAAGGTTGGTACAGTGTACGTGAGGAGAGATTCATCccagaggaagaagctAAACTGACAGACTACTGTGACCCATGTTCTAAGGTTAAGTATAATCCAGTTGAGGAACCGAGTTATTTCTTTAAGCTAGATAACCATAGAGAGAAACTAATTGAGCATATTGAGACGCATCCAAAGTTCATCATGCCTGTAGATGTTAGAGATGATATACTGAAGAAGTTGAAGAGTGGTAAAATAGACGATCTTTCAATCAGCAGGACAAGTTTCTCTTGGGGAATTCCAGTTCCTGGCGATGATAAACATGTCATATATGTTTGGTTTGATGCTTTGTCCAACTTCGCAACGGTAGCTGGACTGAAAGACTATGAGAGCTTTAAGTACTTCAATGAGAAGTCTGTATGGCCTATAGACATCCAGTTTATTGGAAAGGATATTTCTTGGTTCCACTCAGTTATTCTTCCGTGTATGTTACTGGCTATGGATCTCGACCTGCCAACAACAATATTTTCTCATGGAATTATTCTGGGTCCTGACGGTCAAAAGATGAGCAAGTCCCTTGGAAATGTTATTAACGCCGCTGATTTGCTGGATAACTATGGTGTAGAACCCCTGAGATATTACATCATCAGAAACTCCGTTCTTGGCGAAGACATGCGTTTTGACATTGGTGAAATGTGTCAAATGTAcaatgaagaagttgtaGAGAATGTAGGTGGCCTGTTGGATGATGTACTGAGCCTAGCTGACAAACACCATGATGGCAAAGTCCCTGCCCTGGTGGAAGATCTACCCAAGCCGTTCGAACCAATCGCAGTTTCAAGAGCTGTAGTCGGGTTTGTTGCAGATTTTGACTTCAGAAGTGCTATACTCACAACCATTGATGCTTTCAAAAAATGCAGAGAACACTTTGAAGGACACCTGTCAGGATCTGTTGTAGAGGCAGGTCATGTCCGACTTTTGTTAGAGTCAGTTTATTTCTTATCTCACTTTTTGGCACCTCTTGTTCCTTTGTCTTGTGAAAAGGTATTTTCACAATTGGATGCAGAGCAGAAGACTGTTAAAACACTGTCTCACAGTTTTAATAATTTAGTAGAGGGGACAAAATTAGACCTATCGCTAAAAGCATTCTCCAAAGTGTTGCATGAGTAGAATTTGTAATTCTTACACTCCTACATTTACCTACTTATCAGTGTTAGAACTAGTTAGCAGTTTTTAACCAGTTGTCCAGCAAGGTTTCCTTCATTATCAATTATTATACATAATGATTTATAACGGATCTGCATGGAGATTATAGACATTCAGCAAAGTTAACCTAGAATATTAACAGATACAGAATAGTTAAGGAGATATTTAATGTATTATATTAATAGATGAATTCATGGGTGCTTTTATTCTACCTAGGGAATTTCAACAAATGTTACAACCACTTGGTTTATTCATAAGTTTAAAGATATTACTCAATTGCATGTGTTATTTAGGGAAAGTATCAAGATGTTCACCATGGTGTAAGCTATAGGAGTGTGAATAGTCCCCTACTGATTACGATCATGCATGATAAGTTATTGCAGTAGATTATAGTTTCACTGAGATTTATAGGATACCTTTACATGTTAGTAGTCACAAAGattatatttataacattATCAAGTAGATAATATATGATTTCAATAGGGAAATTGGCAATTTCACGATGTTTTAATGAGGTAGTACACAATGATGCAGTACATGctacaaattttgcaatatAATTTTTAGTCACTAGAGTAACATTATTGAAGTATTCATAAGTACATCTAAACGTAAAACTATCGCCCATGGATCAGTTATCCACGAAGAGCATATACTGAGAGACATAAACATGCTCCCATAAATCACACTAACTGGCACACCTGACTCCATAAACTGTCTCCCGGGATAAAACACAAACGGGTAAAGTGTATGAATATTTGTGGTACTGGATAGGTGGTCCAATGTTGAGATTAAGCCGTATAGTTG encodes the following:
- a CDS encoding translation elongation factor E1-F beta, putative (encoded by transcript BEWA_043740A); amino-acid sequence: MADLKVDILTVATPTGLDNLDKFLSYHSFVGGVKCATSDDVAVFKKLGKAPGNETHPNVHRWYKHVATWVKSPPADLPQGVFKVEEENKPDDIDLFGDEEEEEDDALAKKMAAMKAAKTKKKEVAKSSLVIHIEPASIETNLDEVLKLVRDIKMEGLTWGEAYTKIPLAYGIEKLQVICTIVDDLVNTNEIIELIEGLGLTDEQKALLSKREEEDDDEDEDELFGLVQSATIVSFNKL
- a CDS encoding conserved hypothetical protein (encoded by transcript BEWA_043750A) codes for the protein MYILRNKEFYFCRKYVYSNIRNFPKTRQFSTMFDTIKNSYKTMEIRKVSILEKITKFDLEIKNGLTPTEIYNQFPLAYNTHIIHKRVMESLIRHLRDVYMIKPTVLKAQNPDLLPFDPTDSPDMVISAGGDGTFLEAASLIPPEQLRPRPLWLVGLNTDPERSLGTLCISYFDRKTFYPFSCNIQDDKTFDSPVYDNNCRYNYTRHASKKIRFKDFTLEEKWLNVSPHEIAAISRASFDPHEDSTVGSEARQLPKPSEYDKDIDFDTYSMTYDEYVRTILDKLLVHRSLDPIYRQRIRLKLFKRNSNFGTSASLRANHTSIENALFSEASSNFSYDDLKTGHSVTNPSFPHGIVNDVMIADKFFGKTFYALIQIDDLPIKRVKSSGVLITTGTGSTAWAYNICKTNFTRGSSIIQCLLDHPSIPKDFASKIDNNVVNEVVNCYNEKLKMDPSKDLLRCIIREEISDKATEDASMYTGKQVKVLALAKDAVVCIDGSKTIGLDYGDVVVFKTFETDIIWSCI
- a CDS encoding cysteine desulfurase, putative (encoded by transcript BEWA_043760A); translation: MIHGILAILFVYIIKDLCVGIKVTHICGLEPSFINNTIYNENFRRIFPHFCYDKQYVDGLMRKDFPILNQNNKEFDEFIYFDNAASTHKPKSVINAISDFYSTYYSNINRSPDPSTRRATLEYEKSREKVAKFINAEYVDEIIFTGGATNSINLVAKILRNKVLKEGDVILLPISEHNSNIVPWQIVYKNLCEIKFIEICDNGNINLEYLETLFQNYNVKLLSIAHTSNVLGNIQPIKQIIEVAHKHNSLVLVDACQTLAHITVDVRDLDCDFLVGSSHKMYGPTGIGFLYGKRDILESLDPCEGGGGTIQDLTFDATAFLGLPYKFEPGTPPIAQAIGFGAALDFINKVTVEKIRAHERELVKYLCEKLQRFTRIHGPNSNTLRAPIVSFSVDNINSFDLSCLLASRKIALRSGKHCAHLIHEAHTKVDNTIRVSLAMYNNYKEVDIFIEEVISCMKLLKSGK
- a CDS encoding conserved hypothetical protein (encoded by transcript BEWA_043770A), translating into MPQAIDDVNVTTILSILLKLGIENNVIITSIIPFCYKISDYNRLLTCIHMISMMQNSKKNPSFKALVIKSALELPINGSTLTFKEIGRLCESLAATKLYSENLGNLIIWLLNDDLEDHKVEIVSFSSILRYLSRMKIGDLYLWRIYSKYALENIITGNPKTIIKLLESFVDRGFRSEALLGSCGHILVNHISGLNPMDIVSLAHIYHLSNYNHYDLFSGICDMLEIIVGLIDSKTAIKLLGFLSYVYGQTKTYFTPKHYRSIYLIFNKCSIALEIYDIKDFMVLAQGIKQFHCVKSMQLEKRLVKYLNECSSQYTLSLEGKKKSQIYASIILSKYRNEKRITQSEALTLKSQLSGAISLS
- a CDS encoding methionyl-tRNA synthetase, putative (encoded by transcript BEWA_043780A), which codes for MGCPHIGHAYESICCDVVARYKRVFGRKVLMTTGTDEHGEKVASTAAAQGVIVEELCEHNSNEFKKMYGRLLISYDDFIRTTEERHITSAQNGWKKVAERGDIYLGTLKGWYSVREERFIPEEEAKLTDYCDPCSKVKYNPVEEPSYFFKLDNHREKLIEHIETHPKFIMPVDVRDDILKKLKSGKIDDLSISRTSFSWGIPVPGDDKHVIYVWFDALSNFATVAGLKDYESFKYFNEKSVWPIDIQFIGKDISWFHSVILPCMLLAMDLDLPTTIFSHGIILGPDGQKMSKSLGNVINAADLLDNYGVEPLRYYIIRNSVLGEDMRFDIGEMCQMYNEEVVENVGGLLDDVLSLADKHHDGKVPALVEDLPKPFEPIAVSRAVVGFVADFDFRSAILTTIDAFKKCREHFEGHLSGSVVEAGHVRLLLESVYFLSHFLAPLVPLSCEKVFSQLDAEQKTVKTLSHSFNNLVEGTKLDLSLKAFSKVLHE